The Streptomyces sp. NBC_01775 genome includes a region encoding these proteins:
- a CDS encoding RNA-binding S4 domain-containing protein, whose product MTADEGSVRVDSWIWSVRLTKTRSQAATAARGGHVKVNGESAKAAHPVRVGDEVRVRQAGRERILVVRKLIKKRVGAPAAAECYVDNSPPPPPRVEIPVVAQRERGAGRPTKRERRELDRLREGH is encoded by the coding sequence ATGACGGCAGACGAGGGATCGGTGCGGGTCGACAGCTGGATCTGGTCCGTGCGGCTGACGAAGACCCGCTCCCAGGCGGCGACGGCGGCGCGCGGCGGACACGTCAAGGTCAACGGCGAGAGCGCCAAGGCGGCGCACCCCGTCCGGGTGGGCGACGAGGTGCGCGTACGGCAGGCGGGCCGAGAGCGGATCCTGGTCGTACGCAAGCTGATCAAGAAGCGGGTGGGTGCCCCGGCGGCGGCCGAGTGCTATGTCGACAACAGCCCGCCGCCCCCGCCCCGCGTCGAGATCCCCGTGGTCGCGCAGCGCGAGCGGGGTGCCGGGCGCCCCACCAAGCGCGAGCGCCGGGAGCTGGACCGGCTGCGCGAGGGTCACTGA
- a CDS encoding hemerythrin domain-containing protein, translating to MAHKQDVLELLMDDHRECERLFAAYEATGDPERRRLLAEQLVAGLVRHAAAEERRLHPVIRRRLSGGDRLVDAALARRAEVERTLEALEGADPRSPAFDRDMSALMNWIQEHVATEEGEVFPRLHAALSHRERLELGAGAREAKRQALDPGPGVVDRVRDWLTTKA from the coding sequence ATGGCGCACAAGCAGGATGTGCTGGAACTGCTCATGGACGACCACCGAGAGTGCGAGCGTCTCTTCGCCGCGTACGAGGCGACCGGTGATCCCGAGCGCCGCAGGCTGCTGGCCGAGCAGCTCGTCGCCGGGCTGGTACGGCACGCGGCGGCGGAGGAGCGCAGGCTGCACCCCGTCATCCGGCGCAGGCTGTCCGGCGGCGATCGCCTCGTCGACGCGGCGCTCGCCCGCCGCGCCGAGGTGGAGCGGACGCTGGAGGCGCTGGAGGGCGCCGACCCCCGCTCGCCCGCCTTCGACCGGGACATGAGCGCGCTCATGAACTGGATCCAGGAACACGTCGCGACCGAGGAGGGCGAGGTCTTCCCCCGGCTGCACGCGGCCCTCAGCCACCGGGAGCGCCTGGAGCTGGGCGCGGGCGCGCGGGAGGCCAAGCGCCAGGCCCTCGACCCTGGGCCCGGCGTCGTGGACCGGGTCCGCGACTGGCTGACCACCAAGGCGTAG
- a CDS encoding gas vesicle structural protein GvpA yields the protein MTVAPAQQQGGGSGNLYDVLELVLDRGLVIDAFVRVSLVGIEILKIDIRVVVASVDTYLRFAEACNRLDLESGRNKDPGLPDIVGQVTESGAKGKTKGALTGAAETVSDAYRQAREESEESGTRRRAGSRKKEERE from the coding sequence ATGACTGTCGCTCCGGCACAGCAGCAAGGCGGCGGTTCCGGCAATCTCTACGACGTGCTGGAACTGGTCCTCGACAGGGGCCTCGTCATCGACGCGTTCGTGCGTGTGTCTCTCGTCGGTATCGAGATCCTGAAGATCGACATCCGGGTCGTCGTGGCGAGCGTCGACACATATCTGCGCTTCGCCGAGGCGTGCAACCGGCTCGACCTCGAATCCGGCCGTAACAAGGACCCGGGGCTGCCCGACATCGTGGGCCAGGTCACCGAGTCCGGCGCCAAGGGCAAGACCAAAGGCGCACTGACCGGAGCCGCGGAGACCGTGTCCGACGCCTACCGCCAGGCCCGCGAGGAGTCCGAGGAGTCCGGCACCCGGCGGCGCGCCGGCTCGCGGAAGAAGGAGGAGCGGGAGTGA
- a CDS encoding gas vesicle protein GvpO, with product MSDRESNGTSAKPESTSTRNGKPGSSSRSTRTRTRGTGAGTGTKSGTGSGSRSKSPQPAAEEPAEQPAPKKPGAAQVLRSAQDTLEALTGLESESVSSVIRGDDGGWTLHVEVVELRRLPDSTSMLGSYEVTLDEDGELTGYRRLHRYERGKADPK from the coding sequence ATGAGCGACCGGGAGTCGAACGGCACGAGCGCGAAGCCGGAGAGCACGAGCACGCGGAACGGCAAGCCCGGGTCCAGCAGCCGCAGTACCCGCACACGCACCCGCGGCACCGGTGCCGGCACCGGCACCAAATCCGGCACCGGAAGCGGAAGCCGGAGCAAGAGCCCTCAGCCTGCGGCCGAGGAGCCCGCCGAGCAGCCCGCCCCCAAGAAGCCCGGCGCGGCACAGGTGCTGAGGTCGGCCCAGGACACGCTGGAGGCGCTCACCGGCCTGGAATCCGAGTCGGTCTCCTCGGTCATCAGAGGCGACGACGGAGGCTGGACCCTGCACGTGGAGGTCGTGGAGCTGCGCCGGCTGCCGGACAGCACCAGCATGCTCGGCTCGTACGAGGTGACGCTGGACGAGGACGGCGAGCTGACCGGCTACCGCAGGCTGCACCGCTACGAGCGCGGAAAGGCCGACCCGAAGTGA
- a CDS encoding PP2C family protein-serine/threonine phosphatase, which translates to MNSPAPAPGQPQDSSQTHAKARDDALRELDCLALRTAALARIRARERVAEGAEHHPAPATGSVPDSAHSGSGPFAHDDTGTDQPREAVALPGLPPWIPDVLGVLRGSSTVLRPDYAPDGTVRDFIVVAANHIQLNNQERGTSGQERTTEDFLGRPLSETRPGARTSGMYDAYHAALAKGGPVSTGTIDYVDVLDGTLQHARLRGTVTLLGTEGLLLTNWEPVGEARISRRIQESSRTGWVEWDLVAGRVQWSQGLRELLGLTVPPSEGVEPGDARSVDRAARTVAPAREIASDIMTIGRMLETDDVPGFADDVRVLLEGGEVSDREITIHGRDRDRRVRWIGSAQPPGAKPPESVLLAARDITEQDERLRAALSDAERLRQEAAAERRVSETFRHALTPPLAALKPSWLSVSAAYVASESGVGGDWYKCRELPDGRVLLAVGDASGHGVEAASRAVQQRSALAGLAYTDGDAGELATALGEVVYYAGIDTTATAVLGHLDPETRVLRWASAGHPSPVLVRDGEPTVLKAEHGVMFGVTPEATYPVNSTQLRSGDMLLIYTDGVIERRGMDIDAGVAALLSAVRYCATRGDDAETVTDCLVETLLGPEAEDDATILALHVA; encoded by the coding sequence ATGAACTCTCCGGCCCCCGCCCCCGGGCAACCCCAGGACTCCTCGCAGACGCACGCGAAGGCGCGTGACGACGCCCTGCGCGAGCTGGACTGCCTGGCCCTGCGCACCGCGGCCCTGGCCCGGATCCGGGCGCGCGAGCGCGTCGCCGAAGGGGCGGAGCACCACCCGGCTCCGGCCACCGGGAGCGTGCCGGACTCCGCTCACTCCGGCAGCGGTCCCTTCGCCCACGACGACACCGGCACCGACCAGCCCCGCGAGGCCGTCGCGCTGCCCGGCCTCCCGCCGTGGATCCCCGACGTCCTGGGCGTGCTGCGCGGCAGCTCGACCGTGCTGCGGCCCGACTACGCGCCCGACGGCACGGTGCGCGACTTCATCGTCGTCGCCGCCAACCACATCCAGCTGAACAACCAGGAGCGCGGGACAAGCGGCCAGGAGCGCACGACCGAGGACTTCCTGGGCCGTCCCCTCTCCGAGACCCGCCCCGGCGCCCGTACGAGCGGGATGTACGACGCCTATCACGCGGCCCTGGCCAAGGGCGGCCCCGTCAGCACCGGCACCATCGACTACGTCGACGTCCTCGACGGCACCCTCCAGCACGCCCGGCTGCGCGGCACGGTGACCCTGCTGGGGACCGAGGGGCTGCTGCTGACCAACTGGGAGCCGGTCGGCGAGGCCCGGATCAGCCGTCGCATCCAGGAGAGCAGCCGCACGGGCTGGGTGGAGTGGGACCTGGTCGCGGGGCGGGTGCAGTGGTCCCAGGGGCTGCGCGAGCTGCTGGGCCTCACCGTGCCGCCGTCTGAGGGCGTCGAGCCGGGCGACGCGCGGAGCGTGGACCGGGCGGCGCGGACGGTCGCCCCGGCCCGGGAGATCGCCTCCGACATCATGACCATCGGCAGGATGCTGGAGACCGACGACGTGCCCGGCTTCGCCGACGATGTGCGCGTCCTTCTGGAGGGCGGGGAGGTCTCCGACCGGGAGATCACCATCCACGGCCGGGACAGGGACCGCAGGGTGCGCTGGATCGGCTCGGCCCAGCCGCCGGGGGCGAAGCCGCCCGAGTCCGTGCTCCTGGCCGCGCGGGACATCACCGAGCAGGACGAGCGCCTGCGCGCCGCGCTCAGCGACGCCGAGCGGCTGCGCCAGGAGGCGGCGGCCGAGCGCCGCGTCTCGGAGACCTTCCGGCACGCCCTCACCCCGCCCCTTGCCGCGCTCAAGCCGAGCTGGCTGTCGGTGAGCGCCGCCTATGTGGCCTCCGAATCCGGGGTCGGCGGCGACTGGTACAAGTGCCGGGAACTGCCCGACGGGCGCGTGCTGCTGGCCGTCGGCGACGCCTCCGGGCACGGGGTGGAGGCCGCCAGCAGAGCCGTGCAGCAGCGCTCGGCGCTGGCCGGGCTCGCCTACACCGACGGCGACGCGGGAGAGCTGGCGACGGCGCTGGGAGAGGTCGTCTACTACGCCGGGATCGACACCACGGCCACGGCGGTCCTGGGCCATCTCGACCCGGAGACCCGTGTCCTGCGCTGGGCCAGCGCCGGGCACCCCTCGCCCGTCCTGGTGCGCGACGGCGAGCCGACGGTGCTGAAGGCGGAGCACGGGGTGATGTTCGGCGTCACCCCGGAGGCGACGTACCCGGTCAACTCCACCCAGCTGCGCTCCGGCGACATGCTGCTCATCTACACCGACGGCGTCATCGAGCGCAGGGGCATGGACATCGACGCGGGAGTGGCGGCGCTGCTGAGCGCTGTGCGGTACTGCGCGACCCGGGGCGACGACGCGGAGACGGTGACCGACTGCCTGGTGGAGACGCTGCTGGGCCCCGAGGCGGAGGACGACGCGACGATCCTGGCGCTGCACGTGGCCTGA
- a CDS encoding GlsB/YeaQ/YmgE family stress response membrane protein: protein MDLSDILSALIVGTLIGALGRGVLPGRQHIGLPMTFLIGIGAALGGLGVARGLGLTGTEGAAWGQLFVQVGLAALGVAALDRVRHLFMVTGRLPLARLRLPLARLRLPLARR from the coding sequence ATGGACTTGTCAGACATCCTGAGCGCTCTGATCGTGGGGACCCTCATCGGGGCGCTGGGACGTGGGGTGCTGCCCGGCCGACAGCACATTGGGCTGCCGATGACCTTCCTCATCGGCATCGGCGCGGCGCTCGGCGGCCTGGGGGTCGCCCGGGGCCTGGGCCTCACCGGAACCGAGGGCGCCGCCTGGGGTCAGCTGTTTGTACAGGTGGGCCTGGCGGCACTCGGCGTCGCCGCGCTGGACCGGGTCCGTCACCTCTTCATGGTGACGGGCCGCCTCCCGCTGGCGCGGCTCCGCCTCCCGCTGGCGCGGCTCCGCCTCCCGCTGGCGCGGCGCTGA